In one Drosophila albomicans strain 15112-1751.03 chromosome X, ASM965048v2, whole genome shotgun sequence genomic region, the following are encoded:
- the LOC117577965 gene encoding probable cytochrome P450 28c1: MWQWLLLFLIGLISLIYQFLVWNFGHWRRRGIREPKALPLLGSFPNIVWPRQHFTNDMRDIYMKYRETDSYVGTFLLRSPKLLLLEPKLINEVFVSAFRHFENNDASRMIDISKDKLVACNPFVLDGDEWRQQRSIFSPLLTSGRIRNAYCNMQRICGKLCDYIDETSSSEQSFNGMDLGLRFTSENLFDCVLGIEAKSFSESPLPVAKHNKEMSEDNRGLALAGALNGLFPHLPRWMRPKVIPQSYDNFFSQLVLEAFRLRRAKRQERNDFINHLLDMQQEHQLSEQQLLSHAMTFMFDGLDTTSSTIAHCLLLLGRYPKCQQLLWQELDKVCAKDQLLPDFEVLNELPYLSACLNESLRIYPAGGWASKTCTTPYTFHGSHHKSPLQMYPGDNVMIPIYGLHHDPNYYAEPHEFRPERFLNGGLKRYQQLGVFLGFGNGPRQCVGIRLGLTQTKAAIAAIVRRFEVRVNRRTLQGIQLDPLIFVGAHKGGIWLDFNRR; encoded by the exons atgtggcaatggctgctgctgttcctcaTCGGGCTGATCTCGCTGATCTATCAGTTTCTAGTCTGGAATTTCGGTCATTGGCGGCGTCGTGGCATTCGGGAGCCGAAAGCATTGCCGCTCCTCGGCTCCTTTCCAAACATCGTGTGGCCACGTCAGCATTTCACCAACGATATGCGGGATATTTACAT GAAGTATCGTGAGACGGACAGCTATGTGGGCACATTTCTGTTGCGCTCAccaaagttgctgctgctggagccGAAGTTGATCAACGAGGTCTTCGTGTCCGCCTTTCGGCACTTTGAGAACAACGATGCGTCGCGCATGATTGACATCAGCAAGGACAAGCTCGTTGCATGCAATCCATTTGTGCTCGATGGCGATGAGTGGCGACAGCAGCGCAGCATCTTCTCACCATTGCTGACTAGcgggcgtatacgtaatgcctACTGCAATATGCAACGCATTTGCGGCAAGCTCTGTGATTACATCGACGAGACTTCGAGCAGCGAACAATCATTCAATGGCATGGAT CTAGGATTGCGCTTTACCAGTGAGAATCTCTTTGACTGTGTGCTGGGCATTGAGGCTAAAAGCTTTAGCGAGTCGCCGCTGCCGGTTGCGAAGCACAACAAGGAAATGTCCGAGGATAATCGTGGTCTCGCCTTGGCAGGCGCTCTGAACGGTCTCTTTCCCCATCTGCCGCGTTGGATGCGCCCCAAAGTCATTCCCCAGTCGTATGACAATTTCTTTTCGCAGTTGGTGCTCGAAGCGTTTCGTTTGCGTCGTGCCAAGCGACAGGAGCGGAACGATTTCATCAATCATCTGCTTGACATGCAGCAGGAGCATCAGCTAAGCGAACAGCAGCTTCTCTCGCATGCGATGACCTTCATGTTCGATGGCCTCGACACCACGTCCTCAACTATTGCTCACTGTTTGCTCTTG CTGGGTCGCTATCCCAAAtgccagcagctgctgtggcaagAACTGGACAAAGTCTGCGCCAAGGATCAATTGTTGCCCGACTTTGAGGTGCTCAATGAGCTGCCCTATTTGAGTGCGTGTTTGAATG AGAGTCTGCGCATCTATCCAGCTGGAGGTTGGGCCTCCAAAACCTGCACCACGCCTTACACCTTCCATGGCAGTCATCACAAGAGTCCGCTGCAAATGTATCCCGGCGATAACGTGATGATACCGATCTATGGACTGCATCACGATCCCAACTATTATGCCGAACCACACGAATTTCGACCCGAACGCTTTCTCAATGGCGGTCTAAAGCGTTACCAGCAACTGGGCGTCTTTCTTGGCTTTGGCAATGGACCGCGACAATGTGTCGGCATTCGCTTGGGTCTAACACAGACGAAGGCAGCGATTGCGGCGATTGTGAGACGCTTCGAGGTTAGGGTAAATCGACGTACACTCCAGGGCATTCAACTAGATCCACTCATATTTGTGGGCGCACACAAGGGCGGCATTTGGCTGGACTTTAATCGCAGATGA